One genomic window of Caldivirga maquilingensis IC-167 includes the following:
- a CDS encoding ATP-binding cassette domain-containing protein, whose translation MLVVSDLWARYGNGDWVLKGLSLSLKDGEVGLVIGDTGSGKTTLVRALTGVIHLTGGLAKGVIKVNGVELSGVEPRGRSRLIGVLYQDPAIHFTYPRIDEDLELTAIENNVGVKDLLKTAGLSNEVLGKLVTELSMGQLQRLAIAKLVTRGVKVIVMDEPLAHLDQDAVELLIALIRRIKRSGVSVLMLEHRYEHIIGSVDKILQLNGGKLSEPSNLSVLHRRRYIIRSVSDNTDHSWLKLSNVWFKYDDSYVLSGINLTASSSRVIFIGPNGSGKSTILKLILGVVKPSRGKVTVDYSRPVLYMPQDINVVMSMTDTVGELYLELAKAAGRDASIEDLERELKALEININTSDDPLHLSEGQKRVLMLIMAKLLKPTLMIIDEPTSGLSDRYRVELAEFINQSNLRVVMATQDLRFASLIRDSDVFYVRGREGYVAKVSVSEHVL comes from the coding sequence ATGCTGGTGGTGAGTGACCTATGGGCCAGGTATGGTAATGGGGATTGGGTTCTTAAAGGATTATCCCTAAGTCTTAAGGATGGGGAGGTAGGGTTAGTGATTGGGGACACTGGCTCAGGGAAGACAACACTAGTTAGGGCGCTTACTGGTGTAATCCACTTAACCGGTGGTTTAGCTAAGGGCGTTATTAAGGTTAATGGAGTTGAGTTAAGTGGTGTTGAGCCTAGGGGGAGAAGTAGGTTAATTGGTGTTCTCTACCAGGATCCAGCAATACACTTCACTTACCCGAGGATTGATGAGGATCTTGAGTTAACGGCCATTGAGAACAATGTAGGGGTTAAGGATTTATTGAAGACTGCTGGCTTGAGTAATGAGGTATTAGGTAAGTTGGTTACTGAATTATCAATGGGTCAACTTCAGAGACTTGCAATAGCTAAACTGGTTACAAGGGGGGTTAAGGTAATTGTAATGGATGAGCCATTAGCCCACCTGGATCAGGATGCCGTTGAATTACTGATTGCATTAATTAGGAGAATTAAGAGGAGCGGTGTATCAGTGCTAATGCTTGAACACAGGTATGAGCATATTATTGGCTCAGTGGATAAGATTCTTCAACTTAATGGTGGTAAGTTAAGTGAACCAAGTAATCTTAGTGTATTACATAGGCGAAGATACATTATTAGAAGCGTAAGTGATAATACTGATCATAGTTGGCTTAAGTTAAGTAACGTGTGGTTTAAGTACGATGACTCATATGTGCTCAGCGGCATTAACTTAACTGCATCATCAAGTAGGGTAATCTTCATAGGGCCTAACGGCAGTGGTAAGTCAACAATACTTAAGTTAATACTGGGTGTGGTTAAGCCAAGTAGGGGTAAGGTTACTGTTGATTACTCACGCCCTGTGCTTTACATGCCGCAGGACATAAATGTGGTGATGTCCATGACTGATACAGTGGGGGAATTGTACCTTGAGTTAGCTAAGGCCGCTGGGAGGGATGCGAGTATTGAGGATCTTGAACGTGAATTAAAGGCGCTTGAAATTAATATTAATACTTCAGATGACCCACTACACCTATCGGAGGGGCAGAAGAGGGTGCTTATGCTTATTATGGCTAAGTTACTGAAGCCAACACTAATGATTATTGATGAACCAACCTCAGGGCTTTCAGATAGGTATAGGGTTGAGTTAGCTGAATTCATTAACCAGTCAAACCTAAGGGTGGTGATGGCTACCCAGGACCTGCGCTTCGCATCCTTAATAAGGGATAGTGACGTATTCTACGTGAGGGGGCGGGAGGGGTATGTTGCTAAGGTGAGTGTGAGCGAGCATGTTCTATGA
- a CDS encoding MarR family transcriptional regulator, with protein sequence MKIIVFTKDGELPREFTKSDEVDSYPLTTDETVFSRYDFIGVLGTDRFILSALHKLAGVDKPIITIGYGAGYLNTINVTDFGDLMSSLKKGNYTVEAIPTLTTGQGYVAINDIVVAPTRSATLMEYTLIINNEFAWRDSADGLIIATPIGSTAYALSAGGVLIYGGLRSFEIVPINSTNIARVPVIVPDDSRIVISDLLSRSKIEVIADGLVRRSVNTTKVTVFKGPEIKLVKLSTATALDRYRRIIESMISDLPPSAKLILKVLEYEGPLTPKEIIEKTLIPQRTVRASLRLLLRKGLVNRLIVPRGSSRLVAYAISNGTKLNIK encoded by the coding sequence ATGAAAATAATTGTATTTACTAAGGATGGTGAATTACCTAGGGAGTTCACTAAGAGTGATGAAGTGGACTCATACCCCCTTACCACTGATGAAACCGTCTTCTCAAGGTATGACTTCATCGGGGTACTTGGCACTGATAGGTTTATACTCAGTGCCCTTCATAAATTAGCCGGGGTGGATAAACCAATAATAACCATAGGCTACGGTGCAGGTTACTTGAATACTATTAATGTTACGGATTTCGGTGATTTAATGAGTAGTCTTAAGAAGGGTAATTACACCGTTGAGGCGATACCAACCTTAACCACTGGTCAAGGTTACGTTGCGATTAATGATATTGTCGTAGCACCCACCAGGAGCGCTACTTTAATGGAGTACACGCTCATTATAAATAATGAATTCGCATGGAGGGATAGTGCTGATGGCTTAATAATAGCCACACCAATAGGTTCAACGGCCTATGCCCTTAGTGCCGGTGGTGTACTCATATACGGTGGCTTAAGGTCCTTTGAAATAGTACCAATTAATTCAACAAACATAGCCAGGGTTCCAGTCATAGTTCCTGATGATTCAAGAATAGTGATTAGTGACTTACTTTCAAGAAGTAAGATAGAGGTTATTGCAGATGGATTAGTTAGGAGGAGTGTCAACACAACGAAGGTAACTGTATTTAAGGGTCCTGAAATTAAACTAGTTAAATTATCCACAGCCACTGCCCTTGACCGCTATAGAAGGATTATTGAATCAATGATAAGTGACCTACCTCCAAGCGCTAAACTAATACTTAAGGTACTTGAGTACGAGGGTCCATTAACGCCTAAGGAGATTATTGAAAAGACACTCATACCTCAAAGGACTGTTAGGGCATCATTAAGATTACTCCTAAGGAAGGGGTTGGTTAATAGGCTTATAGTGCCAAGGGGTAGTAGTAGGTTGGTTGCATACGCGATAAGTAATGGAACTAAGCTTAACATTAAGTGA
- a CDS encoding 50S ribosomal protein L14, which produces MAKRGGPRTVGVPWRFHLTPGIFMNSLVNVADNSGAKVVKVIGVVGHYSKNVHRRIPGVSVGDMVVVSVQEGKPEMRKQILRAIVVRQRRPFRRPDGTWVAFEDNAVVIVTEEGQVKGTEVHGPVAMEAAQRWPQVASIATMII; this is translated from the coding sequence ATGGCTAAGAGAGGTGGACCGCGTACAGTAGGTGTACCGTGGAGGTTTCATTTAACGCCAGGAATATTCATGAATAGTCTAGTTAATGTTGCCGATAACAGTGGTGCGAAGGTGGTTAAGGTAATTGGTGTTGTTGGTCACTACTCTAAGAACGTGCATAGAAGGATACCCGGGGTTAGCGTGGGTGATATGGTTGTGGTTAGTGTTCAGGAGGGTAAGCCTGAAATGAGGAAGCAGATACTTAGGGCTATTGTGGTTAGGCAAAGGAGACCCTTCAGGAGGCCTGACGGTACGTGGGTTGCCTTTGAGGATAATGCAGTAGTTATAGTTACCGAGGAGGGGCAGGTTAAGGGAACTGAGGTTCATGGGCCAGTTGCCATGGAGGCCGCTCAGAGGTGGCCTCAAGTAGCCTCAATAGCAACCATGATTATTTAA
- the rsmA gene encoding 16S rRNA (adenine(1518)-N(6)/adenine(1519)-N(6))-dimethyltransferase RsmA: MVSLNDFYAVDKWTLIKLAKSALGLGIRVGGDVHFMVDPVYLNTIAQLAKDEKVLEVGFGLSYLTHYLAKYAQHVFACDVNPMMIKAIKAIGLSEVNADLFICDALTYKPPIELTVVSNIPYSITSRLLLRLLTDYGARKLILTLQREVALRLAAKPGSTDYGRLSVITQCLSLVKVIKHVPPWAFWPRPKVYSAIVELKPLPKPCVDVRALESLTSKLFTQPNKKAIKVIKQFYGLREGEAPSYLLNKRVRELSVNEVAELVNVLINMGKIT; encoded by the coding sequence GTGGTGTCGCTTAATGACTTTTACGCAGTCGATAAGTGGACTCTAATTAAGTTAGCTAAGTCAGCCCTAGGGCTTGGAATTAGGGTTGGTGGCGATGTGCACTTCATGGTTGATCCAGTTTACCTTAACACCATTGCGCAATTAGCTAAGGATGAGAAGGTTCTTGAGGTGGGGTTTGGTTTAAGTTACTTAACGCATTACTTAGCTAAGTATGCTCAACACGTGTTCGCATGTGATGTGAATCCAATGATGATCAAGGCCATTAAGGCTATTGGGTTGAGTGAAGTTAACGCTGACTTATTCATATGTGATGCATTAACCTACAAGCCACCTATTGAATTAACCGTGGTTTCAAACATACCCTATAGCATTACATCAAGGTTACTGTTAAGATTACTAACCGATTACGGGGCTAGGAAACTAATATTAACGCTGCAGAGGGAGGTGGCCTTAAGGCTTGCAGCTAAGCCTGGCTCCACGGATTACGGTAGGCTTTCTGTGATTACCCAATGCCTGAGTCTAGTTAAGGTAATTAAGCATGTGCCTCCATGGGCCTTTTGGCCAAGGCCTAAGGTGTATTCAGCAATTGTTGAGTTGAAGCCCTTACCTAAACCATGCGTTGATGTTAGGGCTTTAGAATCCTTAACAAGTAAATTATTCACCCAGCCTAATAAGAAGGCTATTAAAGTTATTAAGCAGTTTTACGGTTTAAGAGAGGGGGAAGCGCCTAGTTACTTACTTAATAAGAGGGTTAGGGAGTTAAGCGTTAATGAGGTTGCTGAACTGGTTAATGTTTTAATCAACATGGGGAAAATTACGTAA
- a CDS encoding glycogen/starch/alpha-glucan phosphorylase — protein sequence MVIVSVTPEIGLDEGYTYSGGLGVLEGDKFYAMARMNKPYVVITLLYNNGYVDYIFDNNNNPVPVPQRHSKTFRSMLNPAGYLRINLKDTEVYVSVLEYRLNNAKVVFLSPQSPRWAYDLVDRLYIENDIDSKFYKYALLAKGAAEYIRSRIGLRNVDVIDLQEAYTAMLPLVLPLPPQKYRIIIHTPGPWGHPSFPAELFRREFGFRFFEDPVILTELGLSMSSEVIVVSKKMRDVVSKVIPHHMHKVRAVTNGVDVIRWVDGRVLKAYMEGGLNIDALSRIKREMASELEAYLSKYKPGLRINDSLTVAWIRRLTRYKRPDFILRFIEENPQRDDVVFVLGGKAHPFDEWGLSMMRRFRELAAKYSNVVYIHDYDISVAKNILPKVKLLLFTPFPGWEASGTSFMKSSMNGTPTLASRDGAVPELITDGFNGWLFGFDERYLVDIGSDPRANEINEKEYSEFSYKLNQVIQLYYNNRDEYWKVAVNASLTLISNADIVNTLKQYYKL from the coding sequence GTGGTTATTGTAAGCGTAACGCCTGAAATAGGACTGGATGAGGGATACACCTACTCAGGTGGGTTAGGGGTTCTGGAGGGTGATAAGTTCTACGCCATGGCTAGGATGAATAAGCCGTACGTAGTCATAACGCTACTCTACAATAATGGCTACGTAGACTACATCTTCGATAACAATAATAACCCAGTACCAGTGCCTCAAAGACACTCCAAGACCTTTAGAAGCATGCTGAACCCAGCGGGTTACCTTAGGATTAACTTAAAGGATACTGAAGTATACGTAAGCGTACTGGAGTATAGGCTTAATAATGCTAAGGTAGTCTTCCTAAGCCCTCAATCACCCAGGTGGGCGTATGATTTAGTTGATAGGTTGTACATTGAGAATGACATTGATAGTAAATTCTACAAGTACGCCCTATTAGCTAAAGGCGCCGCTGAATATATTAGGAGTAGGATTGGTTTAAGGAATGTTGATGTAATAGATCTTCAAGAAGCCTACACCGCAATGCTTCCACTAGTATTACCTCTACCACCCCAGAAGTACAGGATCATAATACATACACCTGGACCCTGGGGTCATCCATCATTCCCAGCTGAATTATTTAGGAGGGAATTCGGCTTCAGGTTCTTTGAGGATCCAGTAATATTAACTGAATTAGGCTTATCCATGAGTAGTGAGGTTATTGTTGTTTCTAAGAAGATGAGGGATGTGGTTTCCAAAGTCATACCGCACCACATGCATAAGGTTAGGGCCGTAACTAATGGTGTTGATGTAATTAGGTGGGTTGATGGGAGGGTGCTTAAGGCCTACATGGAGGGTGGGTTAAACATTGATGCTTTATCGAGGATAAAGAGGGAGATGGCTAGTGAACTTGAGGCTTACTTATCTAAGTATAAGCCTGGTTTAAGGATTAATGACTCATTAACGGTGGCTTGGATTAGGAGGTTAACAAGGTATAAGAGACCTGACTTCATACTAAGGTTCATTGAGGAGAACCCCCAAAGGGATGATGTAGTCTTTGTACTGGGGGGTAAGGCGCATCCATTTGATGAGTGGGGGTTATCAATGATGAGGAGGTTCAGGGAGTTAGCCGCTAAGTACAGTAACGTGGTTTACATTCATGATTACGACATTAGTGTAGCTAAGAATATTCTACCCAAGGTTAAGCTACTCCTCTTCACCCCCTTCCCAGGTTGGGAGGCCAGTGGTACATCATTCATGAAGTCATCAATGAATGGAACCCCAACACTAGCCTCAAGGGACGGTGCAGTACCTGAGTTAATCACCGACGGCTTCAATGGTTGGTTATTTGGGTTTGATGAAAGATACCTAGTGGATATTGGAAGTGACCCAAGGGCCAATGAGATTAATGAGAAGGAGTACTCTGAATTCTCATATAAGCTTAATCAAGTAATTCAACTATACTATAATAACCGCGACGAATACTGGAAGGTGGCTGTTAACGCCTCATTAACATTAATAAGTAATGCAGATATAGTTAATACACTTAAGCAGTATTATAAGCTTTAA
- a CDS encoding nucleotidyltransferase family protein — protein MAVFGVVLAAGRGERLRPITLYVPKPLMPIPGGRLAMQDAVERLLPLKPIRIYIVAHYMAGLIMDAVKHLNLTYNGLLETVIHDKLLGTAGHLYFLSNLVKDDDIVVVENGDVIADVNMVDAVNFHLGKGLDMTIIGYRAGFQLRYGVLETEDYNVKAWVEKPTINFTVSTGNYIIKGKLLRLLNGGFIDMNDYVNLIIREGGRVGVYLVNKFIDIGTVDDYLKLWCPGK, from the coding sequence GTGGCTGTGTTTGGTGTAGTGTTGGCTGCTGGGAGGGGGGAGCGTTTAAGGCCAATTACCCTCTATGTACCTAAGCCCTTAATGCCCATTCCAGGGGGTAGGCTTGCAATGCAAGATGCAGTGGAGCGTCTGCTTCCGTTAAAGCCTATTAGAATTTACATTGTTGCCCATTACATGGCTGGGTTAATAATGGATGCTGTTAAGCATTTGAACTTAACTTATAATGGGTTGCTTGAAACGGTTATCCACGATAAGTTACTTGGTACTGCTGGTCACTTATACTTTCTAAGTAACTTAGTTAAGGATGATGATATTGTTGTGGTTGAGAATGGTGACGTCATTGCTGATGTGAATATGGTTGATGCAGTTAATTTCCACTTGGGAAAGGGACTGGATATGACTATAATTGGGTATAGGGCTGGTTTCCAATTGAGGTATGGGGTTCTTGAAACAGAGGATTATAATGTGAAGGCTTGGGTTGAGAAACCCACTATTAACTTCACTGTGTCGACAGGCAACTACATAATTAAGGGTAAGTTACTGAGGCTGCTTAACGGTGGCTTTATTGATATGAATGATTACGTTAACTTAATTATAAGGGAGGGGGGTAGGGTTGGGGTGTATTTAGTCAATAAATTCATAGACATCGGCACTGTGGATGATTACCTAAAGCTTTGGTGCCCTGGGAAGTGA
- a CDS encoding cysteine hydrolase family protein yields the protein MRIKETVEVPELEVKESITVDSSRSAVLVIDMQNDFVRSNGKLYVPDAEETIKPIADLLTRARRSGVRVIYTQDWHFKDDPEFRIWGEHCVMDTWGAEIIDELKPQPGDVVIRKRRYDAFFGTDLDYVLRHVVKADTLIITGTVANICVLHTAGSAALNWYKVIMPIDAVSALNRFDYLASLRQVSFLYKGDLTTVNGIVFKNQ from the coding sequence ATGAGGATTAAGGAGACTGTTGAGGTTCCTGAACTTGAGGTTAAGGAGAGTATTACTGTTGATTCATCAAGGTCCGCGGTATTAGTTATTGATATGCAGAATGACTTCGTTAGAAGTAATGGTAAGCTTTATGTGCCGGATGCTGAAGAAACCATTAAACCCATTGCCGACTTACTTACAAGGGCTAGGAGAAGTGGGGTAAGGGTGATTTACACTCAGGACTGGCACTTTAAGGATGATCCGGAGTTTAGGATATGGGGTGAGCACTGTGTTATGGATACTTGGGGTGCTGAAATTATTGATGAACTTAAGCCGCAGCCTGGTGATGTAGTTATTAGAAAGAGGAGGTATGATGCCTTCTTCGGCACTGACTTGGATTACGTGCTTAGGCATGTTGTTAAGGCTGATACATTAATAATAACCGGCACAGTGGCTAACATATGCGTACTCCATACGGCTGGTAGCGCTGCATTGAATTGGTATAAGGTTATCATGCCTATTGATGCCGTGTCGGCGTTGAATAGGTTTGATTACTTGGCTTCATTAAGGCAAGTGAGCTTCCTATATAAGGGGGATTTAACAACAGTGAATGGTATTGTTTTTAAGAACCAGTAA
- a CDS encoding ABC transporter substrate-binding protein, giving the protein MNMNGISRSVLAAVVVVVVVVAVAGYVGYYYATHPKVVTTTVVSTSATTVTTTTAVTTTTATTVTTSTATTVTTATTVTTSTATTSTVAVVTTTTTAPYTVKLTAPNPSELIDVSQVAAPDCLDPATGFYVQDGPIFAVVFQGLVGFNGSNYMQIVPVIAKNWSTPDDQHWYFTIRHHVWFSNGDPVNATTVWFSIYRTILMGQGPGISNYGNILYNITKATLTGYFIPWGACHALAYATGNNAYLSNATLCAYALANVLSNFNVANATIQKIMSYPNQAIVVLNPFEVEITTLKPYPLFLSDIAAWWGFVVDPVFIDSHGGVQPNTPNSELCTTPMPGTGPYIIKSYTPGEELLLVNNTDYWVYYYYNHGMASEIPWIIQPAHITYIDVKYGLDTTDRIEDFVKNIAQITTVSTITMPELVKLYSSATGIPSGNWSLYIHNFGPSGCVFYLSFNNYVWPTNDTDFRLAIVHALNATALLQPYYALGMYWATTYVGPIAPNFKPYYNPDNLPVYQYNLTLALQYLVKFLDKYGYYVVLPNGTAIGDTSGTQLPTINIVTIAPLTTFTKEQFEIIQSELAQIGVPVSLQLVTASATDDWVTPSGTPAIVDLGWCPDWPDPLFQEMWPLTNIINGGISGNLAWFNNSLVNNITNELPFITNLTEQLRLDAEVYKITYNEAPYYWLPTGLEYMIVQPYVKGVIYNPYLSYYYNTMYYVPFTATFYKTVTTTTTTTSS; this is encoded by the coding sequence ATGAACATGAATGGAATCTCCAGGAGTGTTTTGGCTGCTGTGGTTGTGGTTGTTGTGGTTGTTGCTGTGGCTGGTTATGTGGGGTATTATTATGCGACTCATCCTAAGGTTGTTACGACTACTGTGGTTTCAACGTCAGCCACAACAGTAACCACCACAACAGCCGTAACCACAACAACCGCTACAACAGTAACAACATCAACAGCAACAACAGTAACCACAGCCACCACAGTAACAACATCAACGGCTACAACATCCACCGTAGCTGTGGTAACCACCACTACTACCGCCCCATACACGGTTAAGTTAACTGCACCTAATCCAAGTGAGTTAATTGATGTATCCCAGGTAGCTGCACCGGATTGTCTTGACCCGGCAACTGGATTCTATGTTCAGGATGGGCCAATATTCGCTGTGGTGTTTCAGGGGTTGGTTGGGTTTAATGGTAGTAATTATATGCAGATTGTCCCAGTCATTGCTAAGAATTGGAGCACACCTGATGATCAACACTGGTACTTCACCATTAGACACCACGTGTGGTTTAGTAACGGTGACCCAGTTAACGCCACTACTGTCTGGTTCAGCATATATAGGACTATACTCATGGGTCAGGGCCCAGGAATAAGTAATTACGGTAACATACTCTATAATATTACTAAGGCTACTTTAACCGGTTACTTCATACCATGGGGTGCATGCCATGCCTTAGCCTACGCAACGGGTAATAACGCCTACCTAAGTAATGCAACCCTATGCGCCTACGCCTTGGCTAATGTTTTAAGCAACTTCAATGTTGCTAATGCGACGATACAGAAGATAATGAGTTACCCCAATCAGGCAATAGTCGTGTTGAATCCCTTTGAAGTTGAGATAACAACATTGAAGCCTTACCCACTATTCCTATCTGATATTGCGGCCTGGTGGGGTTTCGTAGTTGACCCAGTCTTCATTGATTCACACGGTGGTGTTCAACCCAATACGCCTAACTCAGAGCTATGCACTACACCAATGCCTGGCACTGGACCATATATCATTAAGAGTTACACACCTGGTGAGGAGCTCCTACTAGTTAATAATACTGATTACTGGGTTTACTACTACTATAACCATGGTATGGCAAGTGAGATTCCGTGGATTATTCAACCAGCCCACATTACCTACATTGATGTTAAATACGGCCTAGACACCACTGATAGGATTGAGGACTTCGTTAAGAATATTGCGCAAATAACAACAGTATCAACAATAACTATGCCTGAATTGGTTAAATTATACTCATCAGCCACAGGTATACCGAGCGGTAACTGGAGCCTATACATTCACAACTTCGGGCCAAGTGGCTGTGTCTTCTACTTAAGCTTCAATAACTACGTCTGGCCTACTAACGACACTGACTTTAGGTTAGCTATAGTTCACGCCTTAAATGCAACAGCATTGCTTCAACCATACTATGCATTAGGCATGTACTGGGCCACAACCTATGTTGGACCTATCGCACCCAACTTCAAGCCATACTACAACCCAGATAACTTACCTGTTTACCAGTATAACCTAACCCTAGCCTTACAGTACCTTGTTAAGTTCCTTGATAAGTACGGTTACTACGTTGTCTTACCCAATGGTACAGCAATAGGTGATACTAGTGGTACTCAATTACCGACAATTAACATAGTTACCATTGCGCCGTTAACCACGTTCACTAAGGAGCAGTTTGAGATTATTCAAAGTGAATTAGCACAAATAGGTGTACCGGTTTCACTCCAGTTGGTTACTGCGTCAGCCACTGATGATTGGGTTACCCCAAGTGGAACACCGGCTATAGTGGATTTAGGCTGGTGCCCAGATTGGCCTGACCCATTATTCCAGGAAATGTGGCCACTGACCAATATAATAAATGGTGGTATTAGCGGTAACTTAGCTTGGTTCAACAATAGTCTAGTCAATAATATTACTAATGAATTACCCTTCATAACTAATTTAACTGAGCAGTTGAGGCTTGATGCTGAGGTTTATAAGATAACGTATAATGAGGCACCGTACTACTGGCTACCAACTGGTTTAGAATACATGATTGTTCAACCATATGTGAAAGGCGTGATCTACAACCCATACTTAAGCTACTACTACAACACAATGTACTATGTACCATTCACCGCCACATTCTATAAGACAGTAACCACAACCACTACAACCACGTCAAGTTAA
- a CDS encoding HD domain-containing protein encodes MLNLWRLLKLVDSLSGIPRIGWVNAGVKNPETVAEHTLLVSYIAASLAKSMGFDAGKASLLALIHDAAESVTGNVARVVRDRMGLSQWRMIEASIVGELGFSNEFDEYVNLKSPEAIIVAVSDKLATLIRACQYRELGYGTLTLVENYLNEVKGLLSKLNNSELSELINDALIKCSGNQGSGEA; translated from the coding sequence ATGCTTAACCTATGGAGACTTTTAAAACTAGTGGATTCATTATCCGGGATACCTAGGATAGGGTGGGTTAATGCCGGTGTCAAGAATCCTGAAACCGTGGCTGAGCACACGCTCCTGGTATCATACATAGCCGCCTCCCTAGCTAAGTCAATGGGTTTTGATGCAGGTAAGGCATCATTATTAGCGTTAATTCATGATGCCGCGGAATCAGTGACAGGTAATGTGGCAAGGGTTGTTAGGGATAGAATGGGGTTAAGCCAGTGGAGGATGATTGAGGCAAGCATAGTTGGGGAATTGGGGTTCAGCAACGAGTTTGATGAGTACGTTAACTTAAAGAGCCCTGAGGCAATTATAGTTGCAGTTAGTGATAAGTTAGCCACATTAATTAGGGCATGTCAATACAGGGAATTAGGCTATGGTACATTAACCCTTGTTGAAAATTATCTAAATGAGGTTAAGGGGTTACTGAGTAAGTTGAATAATAGTGAATTAAGTGAACTAATAAATGACGCGTTAATTAAATGCAGTGGAAATCAGGGTTCTGGTGAAGCATAG